One genomic window of Paenibacillus xylanilyticus includes the following:
- the plsX gene encoding phosphate acyltransferase PlsX: protein MKIVIDAMGGDHAPQATVEGAIAAATEWADTQIVLVGDEAKLEPLLNQSAIKPANLSVRHASEVIGSDDEPVKAVRRKKDASMVVAGRMLKEGEADAMISAGNTGALMTTGLLVVGRMEGIERPALAPMIPTIDDVGVLALDLGANMDAKPEHLAQYGLMGSLYRQKVQGVDSPRVGLLNVGTEPGKGNELTKHAYPLLEQLPIRFVGNVEARDVLTGACDVLVCDGFAGNILLKSLEGTAGAIFALLKEQFSSSFKSKLAAAVLMPELRGLKRKLDYTEHGGAPLLGLSRLVVKSHGSADGNAIKNAVRQARIAVQNQLVESISKEISGK, encoded by the coding sequence ATGAAAATCGTCATTGATGCCATGGGAGGCGATCATGCACCCCAGGCAACGGTAGAAGGTGCAATAGCTGCGGCCACGGAATGGGCAGATACACAGATCGTGCTTGTTGGCGATGAAGCCAAGCTGGAACCGCTTTTGAATCAGTCAGCGATCAAGCCGGCTAACCTGTCAGTCCGTCATGCTTCGGAAGTGATCGGTTCGGATGACGAGCCTGTTAAGGCTGTTCGTCGCAAAAAGGATGCTTCCATGGTGGTCGCGGGCCGCATGCTTAAGGAAGGCGAAGCGGATGCCATGATCTCTGCAGGTAATACCGGAGCGCTTATGACAACCGGCTTGCTCGTGGTGGGCCGCATGGAAGGTATTGAACGGCCGGCACTCGCCCCGATGATTCCAACAATTGATGATGTTGGGGTACTTGCACTTGACCTGGGTGCCAACATGGATGCCAAGCCCGAACATTTGGCACAATATGGACTTATGGGTAGCTTATATCGTCAGAAAGTACAAGGAGTCGACTCACCCCGGGTGGGATTGCTCAATGTCGGAACGGAGCCGGGCAAAGGGAACGAACTAACGAAGCACGCATATCCGCTGCTGGAGCAGCTACCGATTCGATTTGTCGGTAATGTGGAAGCTCGCGATGTACTTACAGGTGCATGCGACGTGCTTGTCTGTGACGGATTTGCCGGCAACATATTGCTGAAATCGCTGGAAGGCACAGCAGGTGCCATCTTTGCATTGCTTAAGGAACAGTTCTCATCTTCGTTCAAAAGCAAACTGGCTGCAGCGGTGCTGATGCCGGAGCTGCGCGGCCTGAAACGGAAACTGGATTATACCGAGCATGGCGGTGCGCCGCTTCTCGGGTTGAGCAGACTGGTAGTGAAGAGTCATGGATCAGCCGATGGCAATGCGATCAAAAACGCTGTTCGCCAAGCTAGAATTGCAGTGCAGAACCAATTGGTGGAAAGCATATCTAAGGAAATTAGCGGGAAGTGA
- the hmpA gene encoding NO-inducible flavohemoprotein, translating to MLSENTIRVIKSTVPVLEVHGEAITSHFYKTMFAHHHELLNIFNHANQKQGRQQAALANMVYAAALHIDNLAAVLPAVHQVAHKHRSLGIAPEQYEIVGTYLLKAIKDVLGDAATEEIIAAWADAYNVIAGVFIGLEKDLYTASENQNGGWEGFRSFRVARKVKESDLITSFYLMPTDGKPIATYLPGQYISLRMKPEGNAYAQIRQYSLSEAPGKPYYRISVKRESARMERPDGVISTYLHNHITEGSLVELSAPAGDFTLNTEDSRNVVLLSGGVGLTPMISMLNTLVDSHVQRSVTFVHAALNGEVHAFRDHVNTLAEQHENIQAFYCYAQPTPDDREQSRFHREGYIDAAWLSQLIREPLESEYYLTGSVLFMQAMYAALGEIGVSPENIHYEFFGPKTNLIPASEAI from the coding sequence ATGTTAAGCGAAAATACAATTCGAGTGATCAAATCCACCGTACCTGTACTTGAAGTTCACGGCGAAGCCATTACCAGCCATTTCTATAAAACGATGTTTGCACATCATCACGAACTGCTGAATATTTTCAATCACGCGAACCAAAAACAGGGACGGCAGCAGGCCGCTCTTGCCAACATGGTATACGCTGCCGCCCTGCATATTGATAATCTCGCCGCAGTCCTGCCAGCCGTGCACCAAGTCGCGCACAAACACCGCAGCCTTGGCATCGCCCCGGAACAATACGAAATCGTGGGCACGTATTTGCTGAAAGCGATCAAGGATGTGCTGGGTGATGCTGCGACCGAGGAGATTATTGCTGCGTGGGCAGACGCCTACAATGTCATTGCGGGTGTCTTTATCGGATTAGAGAAGGACCTGTACACAGCGAGCGAGAACCAAAACGGCGGCTGGGAAGGTTTCCGATCCTTCCGGGTTGCTAGAAAGGTGAAGGAAAGCGACCTGATTACTTCCTTTTATCTAATGCCAACGGACGGCAAGCCCATAGCCACATATCTACCTGGACAGTATATCAGCCTCCGGATGAAACCCGAGGGGAATGCATATGCCCAAATTAGACAGTACAGCCTTTCGGAAGCTCCAGGAAAACCGTATTATCGTATTTCCGTTAAACGTGAGAGTGCTCGGATGGAACGGCCGGATGGTGTTATATCGACCTATCTGCATAATCATATCACAGAAGGAAGCTTGGTCGAATTGTCTGCTCCTGCGGGCGATTTCACACTGAACACGGAGGATTCACGCAATGTCGTATTATTAAGTGGTGGCGTTGGGCTCACTCCGATGATCAGCATGTTGAACACGCTGGTTGACAGTCATGTCCAGCGTTCCGTCACTTTTGTTCATGCTGCCCTGAATGGCGAAGTTCATGCTTTTCGTGATCATGTAAATACATTGGCTGAACAGCATGAGAACATACAGGCATTTTATTGTTATGCACAACCGACCCCAGATGACCGCGAGCAATCGCGTTTTCACAGAGAGGGTTATATTGACGCAGCCTGGCTGTCACAGCTGATCCGCGAGCCTCTGGAATCCGAATACTATTTGACCGGTTCTGTCCTCTTTATGCAGGCGATGTATGCGGCACTAGGCGAGATTGGCGTTTCACCTGAGAATATTCATTATGAGTTCTTTGGACCCAAAACAAACCTGATTCCTGCGTCGGAAGCCATTTAA
- a CDS encoding SepM family pheromone-processing serine protease — translation MNRIRKSGGFRASIFVIVVALVVYVAVYMPTPYIIYMPGSADEVKPMVTVKDGDQEERGVFMMTTVSATYANVFLLGTSLFNRNMQIDKKEDRLQGKTEAEYSAEQVWFMSDSQSSAMEAAYEQAGVKYSIVPEHIFVFGLSEDPKPQGDIAPGDIILGVNGTATPDNTVLSAQLKDKKVGDTVEMQLEREGETISRDVKLIEVKDSKTGATRPGLGVMIGTVQKVKPEDSNKQITFTDTQVGGPSAGLMFTLEIYNQLTPGDLTQGHRIAGTGTITKEGVVGPIGGVVHKIVAADRKEAEIFFVPKQNYQEAEAKAEQIGTKMKLVPVNTVDDALAYLKTLSAKS, via the coding sequence ATGAATCGGATTCGAAAATCTGGCGGCTTCAGAGCTTCGATCTTTGTGATCGTGGTGGCTCTGGTTGTCTATGTTGCAGTGTATATGCCAACGCCATACATCATCTATATGCCTGGCAGCGCGGATGAAGTAAAACCAATGGTTACGGTTAAGGATGGGGACCAGGAAGAACGTGGTGTATTCATGATGACGACGGTGTCGGCAACGTATGCCAATGTGTTTTTGCTGGGTACGTCCTTGTTTAACCGAAATATGCAGATTGACAAAAAGGAAGACCGCCTGCAAGGAAAAACGGAAGCAGAGTACTCTGCCGAACAGGTATGGTTCATGAGCGATTCCCAATCTTCCGCCATGGAAGCGGCTTACGAGCAGGCGGGGGTTAAGTATTCCATCGTTCCTGAACATATCTTCGTGTTTGGTTTATCGGAGGATCCGAAACCCCAAGGAGATATTGCTCCTGGCGACATTATCCTCGGCGTGAATGGCACAGCTACACCGGATAACACCGTATTATCGGCCCAGTTGAAGGATAAAAAAGTGGGAGATACGGTAGAAATGCAATTGGAACGCGAAGGCGAGACGATTAGCCGTGATGTGAAGCTGATTGAAGTAAAAGACAGCAAAACGGGTGCTACCCGGCCTGGGTTGGGTGTAATGATTGGAACCGTACAGAAAGTAAAACCCGAAGATTCGAATAAACAAATTACGTTTACGGATACTCAGGTTGGCGGTCCTTCCGCCGGATTGATGTTTACCCTGGAAATTTATAATCAGCTTACTCCCGGGGATCTTACCCAAGGTCACCGAATTGCGGGCACGGGCACGATCACCAAAGAAGGCGTAGTCGGTCCCATTGGTGGTGTGGTGCATAAAATCGTTGCTGCGGATCGAAAAGAAGCGGAGATTTTCTTCGTTCCAAAACAGAATTATCAGGAAGCTGAAGCCAAAGCCGAACAGATTGGCACTAAAATGAAGCTGGTTCCTGTGAATACGGTAGATGATGCCCTCGCTTATCTAAAAACACTATCCGCCAAATCATAA
- a CDS encoding YceD family protein: MLLPFRKVAISDRPLQFNEQWDIQELISNRQDITAVTPLTADLSAEQATGGVVDVHGKVSAGVDMLCSRCLKPISEHLHIDFHEQFKQGEQPEDLPEEDDTVYVDGEDIDLKLYAEEAFLLHLPFIPLCSDTCKGLCPKCGHELNEGDCGCDNEVIDPRLAGLKDFFK, from the coding sequence ATGTTATTGCCATTTCGCAAAGTGGCTATCAGTGACCGACCCCTGCAGTTCAATGAACAGTGGGATATTCAGGAACTGATTTCTAACCGACAAGATATCACAGCCGTTACCCCGCTGACTGCGGATTTATCTGCAGAACAAGCAACGGGGGGCGTGGTGGATGTTCATGGCAAAGTGTCAGCAGGAGTGGACATGTTGTGCTCACGTTGTCTCAAGCCGATTAGTGAACATCTTCATATTGATTTTCATGAGCAATTCAAGCAGGGAGAACAGCCGGAGGACTTGCCTGAAGAAGATGATACTGTCTATGTGGATGGAGAGGACATCGATCTGAAGCTATATGCCGAGGAAGCTTTTCTGCTGCACCTACCGTTTATACCGCTATGCAGCGATACATGCAAAGGGCTATGTCCAAAGTGTGGCCATGAGCTGAACGAGGGTGACTGCGGTTGCGATAACGAAGTTATCGACCCGCGGCTTGCAGGGCTCAAGGATTTTTTTAAATGA
- a CDS encoding nucleoside recognition domain-containing protein, with translation MTMQTEVTGSNPIRSVLLSTGALLLVVAVVVSPKDAFDASIQGLDIWWKIIFPAMLPFLMLSQMLTAFGFTDALGVLLGPLMQRWFRLPGEAGLALAVGMCGGFPAGADTASRLVRDQQITGKQAIILVAAAHFTNPMMIILVIGAAFLHQPAAGYFLLIIHWLSGWIAAIIAIRFNRSHHKQSTTVSPPKRSQHQGLWFQMMNAAREAQARDGRGFGKLLGDTVSHAVQTLMMTGGYIIGFAVFIRLLGLYITPGSSAALWPSVLEVHLGTYHLSQTPWAPLLTIPLIAAVLGWGGLCSHLQVSAVMKSAGMAGKSMIYFAAVRFLHALTAFSLSVFLWIPFSRYSAEVWAPFWPSAVADETTLLPLQSQLEGSTAAAEILWSSFPAVCIGLAIILAVMISLSGLTHWFNRRFSR, from the coding sequence ATGACAATGCAGACCGAGGTTACAGGATCCAACCCGATCAGGTCGGTACTACTTAGTACCGGCGCTTTGTTACTGGTCGTCGCTGTAGTTGTATCTCCAAAAGATGCCTTCGATGCCTCCATTCAAGGATTGGACATCTGGTGGAAAATTATCTTCCCGGCAATGCTCCCATTTTTGATGCTGTCGCAAATGCTCACTGCATTTGGTTTTACAGACGCTCTCGGCGTCTTGCTGGGACCCCTGATGCAGCGTTGGTTTCGCCTCCCCGGCGAAGCTGGACTAGCCCTTGCCGTCGGCATGTGCGGAGGATTTCCTGCTGGGGCGGACACAGCGTCCCGTTTGGTTCGGGATCAGCAAATAACCGGCAAACAGGCCATTATTCTGGTCGCTGCAGCTCATTTCACCAATCCGATGATGATCATTTTGGTCATAGGTGCCGCTTTTCTTCACCAGCCTGCTGCCGGATACTTTCTGCTTATAATTCATTGGCTCAGTGGATGGATTGCTGCAATCATTGCCATTCGTTTCAATCGCAGTCATCACAAACAGTCCACTACAGTCAGTCCCCCCAAGCGAAGCCAGCACCAAGGGCTTTGGTTTCAAATGATGAACGCAGCCCGTGAAGCCCAGGCCCGAGATGGCCGCGGGTTCGGCAAACTGCTGGGTGACACCGTGTCTCATGCGGTTCAGACGCTAATGATGACTGGTGGTTACATCATCGGTTTTGCCGTGTTCATACGACTTCTGGGCCTATACATCACACCCGGCAGTTCGGCTGCCCTCTGGCCTTCTGTATTGGAAGTGCATTTGGGCACATACCATTTAAGTCAAACGCCATGGGCTCCCTTGCTTACAATTCCCCTGATTGCTGCGGTTCTTGGTTGGGGTGGACTGTGCTCCCATTTACAAGTCTCCGCTGTGATGAAATCCGCCGGAATGGCAGGCAAAAGCATGATCTATTTTGCTGCTGTACGTTTCCTTCATGCATTGACTGCCTTTTCATTAAGTGTTTTCCTCTGGATACCCTTCAGCCGCTATAGTGCAGAGGTATGGGCTCCGTTCTGGCCTTCTGCAGTCGCTGATGAGACAACTCTGCTGCCGCTGCAATCCCAGCTTGAAGGCAGCACCGCTGCGGCAGAGATTTTATGGAGCAGCTTCCCGGCAGTCTGTATCGGACTTGCGATCATTCTTGCCGTTATGATCAGCCTGTCGGGCTTGACCCACTGGTTTAACCGCCGTTTTTCTCGCTGA
- the coaD gene encoding pantetheine-phosphate adenylyltransferase: MIHRQERIAVYPGSFDPVTMGHLDIIARASKQFDRVIVAVLNNMSKNPLFTVEERKALITEVTGHLSNVEVDSFRDLTANYVRQKEAQVIVRGIRSVTDFEYELQLASTNSKLNPDAETIFMMTNPKYSYLSSSIVKEIAHYHGDVTDLVSPEVETALRRKISEKNGG; the protein is encoded by the coding sequence ATGATACACAGGCAGGAACGGATTGCCGTATATCCCGGGAGTTTTGATCCTGTAACGATGGGCCATCTGGACATTATCGCCAGGGCGTCCAAGCAATTTGACCGCGTCATCGTGGCTGTACTGAATAATATGAGCAAAAATCCACTGTTCACGGTGGAAGAGCGTAAAGCGCTCATTACAGAAGTTACAGGCCATCTGTCTAATGTGGAAGTGGATAGCTTCCGTGATCTGACAGCCAATTATGTTCGGCAAAAGGAAGCTCAGGTCATCGTTCGTGGTATACGCTCCGTGACTGATTTCGAATATGAGCTGCAGCTTGCTTCGACCAACAGCAAGCTGAACCCGGATGCGGAAACCATCTTTATGATGACCAATCCGAAATATTCGTATTTGAGCTCCAGTATCGTCAAGGAAATTGCTCATTACCATGGAGATGTAACCGATCTGGTGTCCCCGGAAGTGGAAACGGCACTACGCCGGAAAATCAGCGAGAAAAACGGCGGTTAA
- the rpmF gene encoding 50S ribosomal protein L32, producing MAVPQRRTSKTRRDKRRTHFKLAVPGMVKCEQCGELKLAHHVCKVCGTYKAREIISQ from the coding sequence ATGGCAGTACCTCAACGGAGAACGTCCAAGACGCGTCGCGACAAACGTCGCACTCACTTTAAATTGGCTGTACCGGGCATGGTGAAATGTGAACAATGCGGCGAATTGAAGCTTGCTCACCACGTGTGCAAAGTGTGCGGAACGTACAAAGCAAGAGAGATCATCTCTCAATAA
- a CDS encoding nucleotidyltransferase, protein MKAVGVIVEYNPLHNGHVYHLNEARRLSGADALVAVMSGPFLQRGEPAIVGKRARTEMALHAGADLVIELPVAYAVQPAEWFAFGAVSLLHRTGVVDSLCFGSESGDLDSLQRIARVLAVEPAGLRENIARRLREGASYPAAYAGAAAALAPGGVSEVAAAALLGQPNNSLGLHYLIALERLGSAIQPLTTARTGAAYHEATPGPGAIASATAVRRLLMADGPQAAAPYVPAATLAILQREWQAGRAPVHWERFAQPLLHTAATRRASELANVAEVTEGLEHRLLRTLAQLPEPTVESLLDALKTKRYTRTKLQRMLTHILLNHAKAEFTPDKLAEGPGYLRVLGFNSRGQSLLKQMKTASSLPVVLKPSAFTHNQLELDVQAQAAYALSYEQTDTRTMYSDYYEPPVRC, encoded by the coding sequence ATGAAAGCTGTAGGTGTAATTGTTGAATATAATCCGCTGCATAACGGACATGTCTATCACTTAAATGAAGCCAGACGGCTAAGCGGTGCAGATGCCCTTGTGGCCGTCATGAGCGGCCCTTTTCTCCAGCGGGGGGAACCCGCCATTGTGGGCAAAAGGGCTCGTACGGAGATGGCGCTGCACGCAGGCGCCGATCTGGTGATTGAGCTGCCGGTTGCCTATGCGGTACAACCGGCGGAATGGTTTGCCTTCGGTGCGGTCTCGCTGCTGCACCGCACCGGGGTCGTGGACTCGCTCTGCTTCGGCAGCGAGTCCGGCGACCTGGACAGCCTGCAGCGCATTGCGCGCGTGCTGGCTGTGGAGCCCGCAGGGCTGCGCGAGAACATCGCGCGCCGCCTGCGGGAAGGCGCCAGCTACCCCGCCGCGTACGCAGGCGCTGCGGCAGCGCTGGCGCCCGGCGGCGTGAGCGAAGTTGCCGCCGCCGCACTGCTCGGGCAGCCCAACAATTCGCTTGGGCTGCACTACCTGATCGCGCTGGAACGACTCGGCAGCGCGATCCAGCCCTTGACGACGGCACGCACCGGTGCCGCGTATCATGAGGCGACGCCCGGACCGGGGGCGATCGCCAGTGCAACAGCCGTCCGCCGCCTGCTGATGGCGGACGGGCCCCAAGCCGCCGCGCCGTACGTGCCGGCGGCAACACTTGCCATTCTGCAGCGCGAATGGCAAGCAGGACGCGCTCCCGTGCACTGGGAGCGCTTCGCCCAGCCGCTGCTGCACACCGCGGCGACCCGCCGTGCCTCCGAGCTGGCAAATGTCGCCGAAGTCACGGAAGGATTGGAGCACAGGCTGCTCCGCACACTGGCCCAGCTTCCGGAGCCAACGGTCGAATCGCTGCTGGATGCACTCAAAACCAAGCGGTACACGCGCACCAAGCTGCAGCGAATGTTGACCCATATTCTGTTGAATCATGCCAAGGCTGAATTTACCCCGGACAAGCTTGCGGAAGGCCCTGGTTATCTTCGTGTCCTTGGATTCAATTCACGGGGACAAAGTCTCTTGAAACAGATGAAAACGGCCTCGTCCCTGCCTGTTGTGCTGAAACCGTCTGCCTTTACTCACAATCAGCTGGAGCTTGATGTGCAGGCACAAGCAGCATATGCCCTCTCTTATGAGCAGACGGACACACGAACCATGTACAGCGACTATTATGAGCCGCCAGTTCGTTGCTAA
- the rsmD gene encoding 16S rRNA (guanine(966)-N(2))-methyltransferase RsmD, translated as MRVVSGSAKGRPLKAVPGNGTRPTTDKVKEALFSMIGPYFEGGTALDLFAGSGGLGIEALSRGMDKAVFVDLESKSIEVIRANLKATKLEDQAAIYRNDAGRALKALAKRTTRFDLVFLDPPYRMKNGDELMLTMHELELLKPEATIVLEYESKYSYPEQFGPFEQTRKAVYGETAVSIYNYAPEASNDGENSIAEEEAPHD; from the coding sequence GTGAGAGTGGTATCCGGGAGTGCGAAAGGCAGACCGCTGAAGGCTGTTCCTGGCAATGGAACACGTCCGACCACCGACAAGGTGAAGGAAGCGCTGTTTAGCATGATTGGCCCTTATTTTGAGGGCGGTACAGCATTGGATTTGTTTGCGGGTAGTGGTGGTCTCGGAATTGAGGCGCTGAGCCGCGGCATGGACAAGGCTGTTTTTGTTGATTTGGAATCCAAAAGTATTGAAGTGATCCGCGCCAATCTGAAGGCAACCAAGCTGGAGGATCAGGCAGCTATATACCGTAATGATGCAGGTCGTGCGTTAAAAGCACTTGCCAAGCGAACGACACGCTTTGATCTGGTGTTTCTCGATCCGCCTTACCGGATGAAAAACGGGGATGAGCTGATGCTTACGATGCATGAACTTGAACTGCTTAAACCGGAAGCGACGATCGTGCTTGAATATGAATCCAAATATAGTTACCCTGAGCAATTCGGCCCGTTTGAACAAACGCGCAAGGCTGTGTATGGGGAGACAGCTGTGTCCATCTATAATTATGCACCTGAGGCATCGAATGATGGAGAAAACAGCATAGCAGAAGAGGAGGCTCCTCATGACTGA
- the fapR gene encoding transcription factor FapR, producing MIEDNPFVTDQELTRQLKVSIQTIRLDRLELGIPELRERMKLMAERSYDQVRSLPLHEIIGDIVDLQLDKSGISLFEIKEEHVFSRTGIARGHYVFAQANSLAVAVINDEIALTASADIRFVRSVHLAEKCIAKAYVRSISGQKGKAKVEVFTYVGEEMVFQGNFVIYRSGGDDSLEGGHLE from the coding sequence ATGATCGAAGACAATCCGTTTGTGACGGATCAGGAACTTACGCGCCAATTGAAGGTGAGTATTCAAACGATTCGCCTCGACCGTCTGGAGCTGGGAATTCCTGAGCTTCGTGAACGAATGAAACTGATGGCAGAGCGTTCGTATGACCAGGTACGCTCGCTGCCTCTGCATGAGATTATCGGTGATATTGTAGATTTGCAGCTGGACAAAAGTGGAATCTCCTTGTTTGAGATCAAGGAAGAGCATGTATTTTCGAGAACGGGAATTGCTCGTGGTCACTATGTATTTGCCCAGGCTAACTCCCTGGCCGTCGCTGTCATTAATGACGAGATTGCATTGACGGCTTCGGCCGATATTCGATTTGTTCGTTCAGTTCATCTGGCCGAGAAATGTATTGCGAAAGCGTATGTGAGATCGATCTCGGGTCAAAAGGGAAAAGCAAAAGTTGAAGTGTTCACCTATGTAGGTGAGGAAATGGTGTTTCAAGGCAACTTTGTCATCTACCGTTCGGGTGGAGACGACAGCCTAGAGGGAGGTCATCTGGAATGA
- a CDS encoding beta-ketoacyl-ACP synthase III yields the protein MNNLRPVGVIGTGKYVPEKILTNSDLEKMVDTNDEWIVSRTGIKERHIAAPDQATSDLAYEAAMKALESAGMTGSDLDLIIVATITPDSAFPSTACILQDKLGAKGAAAFDLSAACSGFVYGLATATSFIQSGMYNNALVIGADCLSRITDYTDRNTCVLFGDGAGAVVIGEVPEGRGFKSFDLGAEGAGGGLLQLEGGGSRLPASAETVENKKHYIYMNGREVFKFAVRVMGTATDEVLRKAELERTDVDLFVPHQANIRIIQSAMQRLELPEEKVVVNVDKYANTSAASIPLALVEAAEEGRMKAGDTILMVGFGGGLTWGASVLVW from the coding sequence ATGAATAATTTGCGCCCGGTAGGGGTTATTGGTACAGGTAAATATGTACCGGAGAAAATTTTGACCAACAGTGACCTTGAGAAAATGGTAGATACCAATGACGAATGGATCGTTAGCCGCACTGGAATCAAGGAACGTCATATCGCAGCTCCGGATCAGGCCACTTCGGACCTGGCATACGAAGCAGCGATGAAGGCGCTTGAATCTGCTGGAATGACAGGCAGTGATCTGGATCTCATCATCGTAGCCACAATTACGCCAGACTCGGCATTTCCGTCTACGGCCTGCATTTTGCAGGATAAGCTCGGCGCCAAAGGCGCTGCGGCATTTGATTTGTCCGCTGCATGTTCAGGATTTGTATATGGCCTGGCAACAGCAACCAGCTTTATCCAAAGCGGCATGTACAACAACGCGCTTGTTATTGGCGCGGATTGTCTATCCCGGATCACGGACTATACAGACCGTAACACATGTGTATTGTTCGGTGACGGAGCGGGCGCGGTCGTTATTGGTGAAGTTCCTGAAGGTCGCGGATTCAAATCGTTTGACCTTGGAGCGGAAGGTGCTGGTGGCGGCCTGCTTCAACTAGAGGGCGGCGGTTCCCGTCTGCCTGCATCCGCAGAGACAGTTGAGAATAAAAAACACTACATTTACATGAATGGCCGTGAAGTGTTCAAATTTGCGGTGCGTGTAATGGGTACAGCAACGGATGAAGTTCTGCGTAAAGCGGAGTTGGAGCGCACGGACGTGGATCTGTTTGTTCCTCATCAGGCCAATATTCGTATCATTCAATCCGCTATGCAGCGACTTGAGCTTCCGGAAGAAAAAGTGGTTGTCAACGTAGACAAATACGCCAATACTTCGGCAGCATCCATTCCGCTTGCTTTGGTGGAGGCAGCAGAAGAGGGCCGCATGAAAGCCGGTGACACCATCTTGATGGTTGGGTTCGGTGGCGGACTGACTTGGGGTGCATCTGTACTCGTTTGGTAA